A DNA window from Ornithobacterium rhinotracheale DSM 15997 contains the following coding sequences:
- a CDS encoding HU family DNA-binding protein, with the protein MPVFYNKIQKKNPSKPSEPAKWYLALRSVGMLKEKEVAVQISEETTLNPKEAEMALAQFEKVLIRALLNGQTVQLGDWGSFHLTLNSEGAAKEEDATPNKVKRVNIRFTPGQTLKDALAKVELRDAKAQFGK; encoded by the coding sequence ATGCCAGTATTTTATAACAAAATTCAGAAGAAAAACCCAAGCAAGCCGAGTGAGCCTGCTAAGTGGTATTTAGCCCTACGCAGTGTAGGCATGTTAAAGGAAAAAGAGGTAGCTGTTCAGATTTCGGAGGAGACTACGCTCAATCCCAAAGAGGCGGAGATGGCACTGGCTCAGTTTGAAAAGGTGCTCATTCGCGCTTTGCTCAATGGGCAAACGGTGCAATTAGGCGATTGGGGTTCGTTTCATCTTACGCTCAATTCTGAGGGGGCGGCTAAAGAGGAGGACGCTACGCCTAATAAAGTGAAACGAGTAAATATCCGCTTTACGCCTGGGCAAACTTTAAAAGATGCCTTAGCCAAAGTAGAGCTAAGAGACGCCAAGGCGCAGTTTGGCAAGTAA
- a CDS encoding fibrobacter succinogenes major paralogous domain-containing protein: MKRSFYLLGMLLSGGVALAQQDAEGRVGINTSNPVASLDISRNEALLKDAETQKQAQGVSFPNFSTEERSKFENVAEGTMIYNTTKKCLEMYFGLKGGRAHWDCIPNATSAQSQNVAIVPAGFEGTYVAGIAMNSANKVKFELQNNGFSPISNVDFSSAVSISNKGGVSVSSGQNSNVSLQAGGKTTLSYTLTGTPQEGALVANFNHLGLTADLQTQVGLGSASVANKDNYTVSLYYQPTNTVVPGKINNGAEKVTIKIPYTNGKGSYNAVNINNIRTAPGQNGDINNLSLSIPAGNFGVQGKLTATISVDGDGEYLVKQLAPGEQYTIATFPIDMNGTRYDVVLKGIGGILDKNFNVMTNGKYEHRFIYVPVKGLDGKLWLNNNLGANYANVDHPAFNPVQGAKSLRDENAYGSHFQWGRKADGHELTTYTSPTSGSMTHPDMPWYSDYQLQTFNDPCPAGYHVPTKEEWDAYNNLLPSKNAQAWQSDVLHLTYAGGKSAGRWYPLPGDPEGWYWTSSPYDSSHACYLYFSGSSSSYRKWGQPLRCRQD, translated from the coding sequence ATGAAACGAAGTTTTTATCTTCTAGGAATGTTGCTGTCGGGCGGTGTAGCCCTTGCGCAGCAAGATGCAGAGGGGCGTGTGGGTATTAATACCTCAAATCCTGTAGCGAGTTTAGACATTTCTCGGAACGAGGCATTATTGAAAGATGCAGAGACCCAAAAGCAAGCGCAAGGGGTTTCGTTCCCGAATTTTAGTACGGAGGAGCGTTCTAAGTTTGAGAATGTGGCAGAGGGTACTATGATCTACAACACGACCAAGAAATGTTTAGAGATGTATTTTGGGTTGAAAGGTGGTCGAGCCCATTGGGATTGTATTCCGAATGCGACGAGTGCACAGTCCCAAAATGTGGCAATAGTGCCAGCGGGCTTTGAGGGGACTTATGTCGCAGGTATTGCGATGAATAGTGCCAATAAAGTAAAGTTTGAGTTGCAAAACAATGGTTTTTCTCCCATTAGCAATGTAGATTTTTCTAGCGCCGTGAGCATTTCCAATAAAGGAGGGGTGAGTGTTTCTTCTGGGCAGAACTCTAATGTGAGTTTGCAGGCAGGCGGTAAAACCACGTTGAGTTATACGCTTACAGGTACGCCCCAAGAGGGAGCTTTGGTAGCAAATTTTAATCATTTAGGCTTAACTGCCGACTTGCAAACGCAAGTAGGTTTAGGTTCTGCAAGTGTTGCGAACAAAGACAATTACACGGTATCTTTGTATTACCAGCCTACCAATACCGTTGTTCCAGGGAAAATAAACAACGGAGCAGAAAAAGTAACGATAAAAATCCCATATACCAATGGGAAAGGCTCATATAATGCTGTAAACATTAACAACATAAGAACCGCACCAGGGCAAAATGGTGATATAAATAATTTAAGCCTCTCTATCCCTGCGGGCAACTTTGGGGTGCAGGGGAAGCTTACCGCCACGATAAGTGTAGATGGCGACGGCGAGTATTTAGTAAAACAGCTGGCGCCAGGCGAGCAATATACCATTGCTACCTTCCCTATTGATATGAATGGTACACGTTACGATGTCGTATTAAAAGGAATAGGCGGTATCCTAGATAAGAACTTTAATGTAATGACCAATGGCAAGTACGAGCATAGATTTATCTATGTGCCAGTAAAAGGCTTAGACGGCAAGCTATGGCTTAACAATAATTTAGGGGCTAATTATGCCAATGTAGACCACCCAGCCTTTAACCCAGTGCAGGGGGCTAAGTCATTAAGAGATGAAAATGCTTATGGTTCACACTTCCAGTGGGGTAGAAAAGCCGATGGGCACGAGCTTACCACTTATACTTCTCCTACCAGTGGTTCTATGACCCACCCTGACATGCCTTGGTACAGCGATTACCAATTACAGACTTTCAATGATCCATGTCCTGCGGGTTATCATGTGCCTACAAAAGAGGAGTGGGATGCTTATAATAATTTACTTCCAAGCAAAAATGCACAAGCTTGGCAGTCTGATGTGTTGCACCTCACTTATGCGGGCGGTAAGAGCGCTGGAAGGTGGTATCCACTTCCAGGCGATCCTGAAGGCTGGTACTGGACCTCTTCTCCGTACGATAGTTCCCACGCGTGCTACTTGTACTTCAGTGGTAGCAGTAGCAGCTATCGTAAATGGGGGCAACCATTGCGCTGTCGCCAAGATTAG
- a CDS encoding 2-oxoacid:ferredoxin oxidoreductase subunit beta — protein sequence MTTVLTAKDFVSDQEVKWCPGCGDYSILKQMQSVLPGLGIPKEDIVFISGIGCSSRFPYYMDTYGMHSIHGRATAIATGTKIANPNLHVWVITGDGDSLSIGGNHLIHALRRNVDYNILMFNNEIYGLTKGQYSPTSKQGLKTKSSPMGSIDYPFNPPVVALGAEGSFVARSMDRDPLHLRQMMERAASHKGTTFLEVYQNCPIFNDGIFEEFTDKKQRPETALYVEDGKPLVFGKENEKGIILDGITPRFVNFKEEGLSENDLMVHDEKDLIKAEILARFDFIGGENLPRVFGIFYAKERPTYEDLLLDQIHRAEEHSQETLNQLLSGDNFWEIK from the coding sequence ATGACAACAGTACTAACTGCAAAAGACTTTGTATCAGACCAAGAGGTAAAATGGTGCCCTGGTTGTGGCGACTATTCTATCTTAAAACAAATGCAATCGGTATTGCCAGGCTTGGGAATCCCGAAAGAGGATATTGTATTTATTTCAGGAATCGGGTGCTCTTCTCGCTTTCCTTACTATATGGATACTTATGGCATGCACAGCATTCACGGGCGTGCTACTGCCATCGCTACGGGAACTAAAATTGCCAACCCCAATCTGCATGTCTGGGTGATTACAGGCGATGGAGATAGCCTTTCTATCGGGGGAAATCACTTGATTCATGCTTTGAGGAGAAATGTGGATTATAACATTTTAATGTTTAATAATGAAATCTACGGGCTCACCAAAGGGCAATATTCGCCTACTTCCAAACAAGGTTTAAAAACTAAATCTTCGCCCATGGGCTCTATCGATTACCCGTTCAATCCACCCGTAGTGGCACTAGGTGCAGAGGGCTCTTTTGTGGCGCGAAGCATGGACAGAGACCCGCTACATCTACGCCAAATGATGGAGCGTGCGGCATCTCACAAAGGAACGACTTTCCTAGAGGTGTACCAAAACTGCCCTATCTTCAACGATGGCATTTTTGAAGAGTTTACCGATAAAAAACAAAGACCAGAAACCGCACTGTATGTGGAAGATGGCAAGCCACTCGTCTTCGGGAAAGAAAACGAAAAAGGAATCATTCTCGATGGTATCACACCAAGGTTTGTCAATTTTAAAGAAGAAGGTTTAAGCGAAAATGATTTGATGGTGCATGATGAAAAAGATTTAATCAAGGCTGAAATTTTGGCTAGATTTGATTTCATTGGCGGAGAAAATTTGCCACGCGTTTTTGGTATTTTCTATGCCAAAGAACGCCCTACTTACGAGGATTTACTACTAGACCAAATCCACCGTGCCGAGGAACATTCGCAAGAAACCTTAAATCAATTACTTTCTGGAGATAATTTCTGGGAAATTAAATAA